A window of the Kosakonia radicincitans DSM 16656 genome harbors these coding sequences:
- the apt gene encoding adenine phosphoribosyltransferase, which produces MTATAQQLEFLKNSIKSIQDYPKPGILFRDVTSLLEDPQAYALSIQLLVERYKNAGVTKVVGTEARGFLFGAPVALGLGVGFVPVRKPRKLPRETIAESYELEYGTDQLEIHVDAIKPGDKVLVVDDLLATGGTIEATVKLIRRLGGEVTDAAFIINLFDLGGEQRLEKQGVKCYSLVPFPGH; this is translated from the coding sequence ATGACAGCGACTGCGCAGCAGCTTGAATTTCTTAAAAACAGCATCAAAAGCATTCAGGATTACCCGAAGCCGGGCATTCTGTTCCGTGATGTCACCAGTTTGCTGGAAGATCCGCAAGCGTACGCTCTTAGCATTCAATTGCTGGTTGAGCGTTATAAAAACGCTGGCGTAACCAAAGTAGTGGGAACCGAAGCGCGTGGCTTCCTGTTCGGCGCACCGGTTGCGCTGGGGCTGGGCGTTGGCTTTGTGCCGGTGCGTAAGCCGCGTAAACTGCCGCGTGAAACCATCGCCGAGAGCTATGAGCTTGAGTACGGTACTGACCAGTTAGAGATCCATGTTGATGCGATCAAGCCGGGCGATAAAGTGCTGGTGGTCGACGATCTGCTGGCAACCGGCGGCACTATTGAAGCCACAGTGAAACTGATTCGCCGTCTGGGCGGTGAAGTGACCGACGCGGCATTCATCATTAATCTGTTCGATCTTGGCGGTGAACAACGCCTCGAAAAACAGGGTGTTAAGTGCTACAGCCTGGTGCCGTTCCCGGGACATTAA
- a CDS encoding DUF454 family protein produces MQRTILLIIGWLAVVLGTLGVVLPLLPTTPFILLAAWCFARSSPRFHHWLLYRSWFGGYLRHWQTYRAMPPGAKPRAIAVILLTFAVSLYLVKMWWVRVLLLVILAGLLLFMWRIPVIDAKQQKP; encoded by the coding sequence ATGCAACGGACTATTTTACTCATCATTGGCTGGTTGGCGGTAGTGCTTGGTACGCTTGGCGTGGTACTACCGCTCCTGCCGACAACGCCGTTTATTCTGCTGGCGGCGTGGTGTTTTGCGCGCTCATCGCCGCGTTTTCATCACTGGCTGCTTTACCGTTCCTGGTTTGGCGGCTATCTGCGGCACTGGCAAACGTACCGTGCAATGCCGCCTGGCGCGAAGCCGCGCGCCATTGCGGTGATTCTGTTGACCTTTGCCGTTTCTCTGTATCTGGTGAAGATGTGGTGGGTACGCGTGTTGTTGTTGGTGATTCTGGCCGGTCTGCTGCTATTTATGTGGCGTATTCCGGTGATTGATGCAAAACAACAAAAACCATAA
- the priC gene encoding primosomal replication protein N'', with protein MKNAALLNMLEQQLGKLRQLAAPLAQHTTISARFDRQLFQTRSTLMQSCLDEAAANLAALRRAVEGNHLEQVAWLAERLTAQVAALTRESAVWPLREWDHASPGIARWQRRRLQHQEYERRLLAMKQEREQRLNAVNTLVEQQQLHKEVEALAGRLARCRQALDNIERVLARLTR; from the coding sequence GTGAAAAACGCCGCGCTTTTAAACATGCTGGAGCAGCAACTGGGCAAATTACGCCAGTTGGCCGCGCCGCTGGCCCAGCATACGACGATCAGCGCGCGTTTTGATCGCCAGCTTTTCCAGACCCGCAGCACGCTGATGCAGTCCTGTCTGGATGAGGCGGCGGCCAATCTGGCGGCGCTGCGCCGCGCTGTGGAGGGCAACCATCTGGAGCAGGTTGCCTGGCTGGCGGAACGCCTGACCGCGCAAGTCGCCGCTCTCACACGTGAAAGCGCCGTCTGGCCGCTGCGCGAATGGGATCATGCATCGCCAGGTATTGCACGCTGGCAACGCAGGCGTTTGCAGCATCAGGAGTATGAGCGTCGTCTGCTGGCGATGAAACAGGAGCGCGAGCAACGCTTGAACGCCGTCAACACGCTGGTCGAACAGCAGCAACTACATAAAGAAGTAGAGGCGCTGGCTGGCAGGCTCGCCCGTTGCCGCCAGGCGCTGGATAATATTGAGCGCGTGCTGGCACGCTTAACCCGCTAA
- the rsmS gene encoding pleiotropic regulatory protein RsmS: MSLENAPEEVKLAVDLIMLLEQHEIAPDVVLKALEIVKRDFEKKLEE, from the coding sequence ATGTCGCTGGAAAACGCCCCGGAGGAGGTCAAACTGGCCGTGGATCTGATCATGTTGCTGGAACAACATGAGATTGCGCCAGACGTCGTGCTGAAAGCGCTGGAGATCGTCAAACGGGATTTTGAGAAGAAACTTGAGGAGTGA
- the mscK gene encoding mechanosensitive channel MscK, translating to MLHNYRTRNTLAAFAAALFLLFASLVSNAALAQTTNDLPSRSDIQSQLDTLNKQKNHTAQDKLVIQDLTETLDTLDKIDRVKQETALLKQKIAQAPDKLRQATDALNALSDKDNDDETRKTLASLSLRQLESRISQLLEDLQSAQNDLSNYNSQLVSLQTQPERVQNSMYSASQQLQQIRNRLNGTAAGEGALRPTQQTLLQVQQALLNAQIEQLRKSLEGNTTLQDTLQKQRDYVTANSNRLEHQLQLLQEAVNSKRLTLTEKTAQEAVTPDETSRIQANPLVKQELDVNHQLSQKLIAATENGNSLVQQNIKVKNWLDRALQSERNVKEQISVLKGSLLLSRILYQQQQTLPSADELQDMTNRIADLRLEQFEINQQRDALFQSDTFVAKLEEGHSSEVNDEVHDALLQVVDMRRELLDQLNKQLGTQLMMAINLQVNQQQLMSVSKSLQEILTQQIFWVNSNKPMDWDWIKSFPQALHDQIKSMKITGNWEKAWPAVAIAFLAGLPLLLIAGLIRWRLRWLKDYQAKLAAQVGQLRNDSQLHTPKAILIDLIRALPVCLIILAIGLILLTMQLNVSELLWAFSKKLALFWLVFGLCWKVLEKDGVAVSHFNMPAQLTSHWRRQIVRISLALLPLHFWSVVSELSPLHLMDDVLGQFVILLNLLVITCLVWPMSRESWRDKESHSIRLATITVLAIVPIALMVLTATGYFYTTLRLSGRWIETVYLVIIWNLLYQTVLRGLSVAARRIAYRRALARRQNMVKEGAEGAEPQEEPSIALEQVNQQTLRITMLVMVALFGVMFWAIWSDLITVFAYLDSITLWHYNGTEAGAAVMKSVTLGSLLFAVIVFVVAWALIRNLPGLLEVLILSRLNMRQGSSYAVTTILNYVIIAVGALTVFGSLGVSWDKLQWLAAALSVGLGFGLQEIFGNFVSGLIILFERPVRIGDTVTIGTFSGTVSKIRIRATTITDFDRKEVIIPNKAFVTERLINWSLSDTITRVVIRLGVAYGSDLDKVKKVLLKAAMDHPKVMHDPEPAVFFTTFGASTLDHELRLYVRELRDRSYTVDELNRTIDKLCRENNIDIAFNQLEVHLRNGKGDELTEVKRELKGDDPTPSQAG from the coding sequence ATGTTGCACAACTACCGCACGCGAAACACGCTCGCCGCTTTTGCCGCCGCACTGTTCCTTCTCTTCGCAAGCCTGGTGAGTAACGCCGCCCTTGCGCAGACCACGAACGATTTACCTTCCCGCAGCGACATACAAAGCCAGCTTGATACGCTAAACAAACAAAAAAATCATACCGCGCAGGACAAACTGGTTATTCAGGATTTGACCGAGACGCTGGACACGCTCGACAAAATCGACCGCGTGAAGCAAGAAACCGCGTTGCTGAAGCAAAAAATTGCCCAGGCGCCGGATAAATTGCGCCAGGCGACCGATGCCCTGAACGCGCTGAGTGATAAAGATAACGACGACGAAACGCGTAAAACGCTGGCTTCGCTCTCCTTGCGCCAGCTGGAATCCCGCATCTCACAATTGCTGGAAGATTTACAGTCTGCCCAGAACGATTTATCGAACTACAACAGCCAACTGGTCTCGCTGCAAACGCAGCCCGAGCGTGTACAAAACTCCATGTACTCCGCTTCCCAGCAGTTGCAGCAGATCCGCAATCGTCTGAACGGCACCGCGGCAGGCGAGGGCGCGCTGCGTCCTACGCAACAAACTCTGTTGCAGGTGCAACAGGCGTTGTTGAATGCGCAGATCGAGCAACTGCGCAAAAGCCTTGAAGGCAACACCACATTACAGGATACGCTGCAAAAACAACGCGATTACGTGACGGCGAACAGCAACCGCCTTGAGCATCAGTTGCAGTTGTTGCAGGAAGCGGTGAACAGCAAGCGTCTGACACTGACGGAAAAGACGGCACAGGAAGCGGTAACGCCGGATGAAACGTCGCGCATTCAGGCCAATCCGCTGGTGAAACAGGAGCTGGATGTTAACCATCAGCTAAGCCAGAAGTTGATTGCCGCCACGGAGAATGGCAACTCGCTGGTGCAGCAGAATATTAAGGTGAAAAACTGGCTCGACCGCGCCCTGCAATCCGAACGTAATGTTAAAGAACAGATCTCGGTGCTGAAAGGCAGCCTGTTGCTGTCGCGTATTTTGTATCAGCAACAGCAGACATTGCCGTCGGCGGATGAGCTGCAAGACATGACCAACCGCATTGCGGATCTGCGTCTTGAACAGTTTGAAATCAACCAGCAGCGTGATGCGCTGTTCCAGAGCGATACCTTTGTCGCCAAACTGGAGGAAGGTCATTCCAGTGAAGTCAACGATGAAGTACATGACGCGCTGTTGCAGGTTGTGGATATGCGCCGTGAACTGCTCGATCAACTGAATAAACAGCTGGGCACTCAGTTGATGATGGCCATCAACCTGCAAGTTAACCAGCAGCAGCTGATGAGCGTGTCGAAAAGCCTGCAGGAAATTCTGACGCAGCAGATCTTCTGGGTGAACAGCAATAAGCCAATGGACTGGGACTGGATCAAATCCTTCCCGCAGGCGCTGCATGACCAAATCAAATCCATGAAGATCACCGGCAACTGGGAGAAAGCCTGGCCTGCGGTAGCCATCGCGTTCCTTGCAGGGCTACCGTTGCTGCTGATCGCCGGGCTTATCCGCTGGCGTCTGCGCTGGTTGAAAGATTATCAGGCGAAGCTGGCGGCGCAGGTTGGGCAACTGCGTAACGACAGTCAGTTGCACACGCCGAAAGCGATTCTGATCGATCTTATCCGCGCGCTGCCGGTGTGCCTGATTATTCTGGCGATCGGCCTGATCCTGCTGACCATGCAGCTTAACGTCAGCGAGTTGCTGTGGGCTTTCAGTAAAAAACTGGCATTGTTCTGGCTGGTATTCGGCCTGTGCTGGAAAGTGCTGGAGAAAGACGGTGTCGCTGTCAGCCACTTTAATATGCCCGCCCAGCTTACCAGTCACTGGCGGCGGCAAATTGTGCGTATCAGCCTGGCGCTGTTGCCGCTGCACTTCTGGTCGGTCGTTTCTGAACTCTCTCCGCTGCACCTGATGGATGACGTGCTGGGGCAGTTTGTTATCCTGCTGAATCTGCTGGTGATCACCTGCCTGGTCTGGCCGATGTCCCGCGAAAGCTGGCGCGACAAAGAGTCTCACTCCATTCGCCTGGCAACCATCACCGTGCTGGCCATCGTGCCGATCGCGCTGATGGTGCTGACCGCGACGGGGTATTTCTATACCACGCTGCGTCTTTCCGGGCGCTGGATTGAAACCGTCTATCTGGTGATTATCTGGAATCTGCTTTACCAGACGGTTCTGCGTGGCCTCAGCGTGGCCGCCCGACGTATTGCCTATCGCCGTGCGCTGGCGCGTCGGCAGAATATGGTGAAAGAGGGGGCCGAAGGCGCTGAGCCGCAGGAAGAGCCGAGCATCGCGCTGGAACAGGTGAACCAGCAAACCCTGCGTATTACGATGCTGGTGATGGTCGCGCTGTTTGGCGTGATGTTCTGGGCGATTTGGTCAGATCTGATCACTGTATTTGCCTACCTCGACAGCATCACGCTGTGGCACTACAACGGCACCGAAGCTGGCGCTGCGGTAATGAAGAGCGTAACCCTTGGCAGTTTGCTATTTGCGGTGATTGTTTTTGTTGTGGCCTGGGCGCTAATCCGCAACTTGCCGGGCTTGCTGGAGGTATTGATCCTCTCCAGGCTCAATATGCGGCAGGGCTCTTCGTATGCCGTGACGACGATCCTGAACTACGTCATCATCGCCGTCGGGGCGTTGACGGTATTCGGCTCGCTGGGCGTTTCGTGGGATAAACTGCAATGGCTGGCGGCGGCGCTGTCGGTTGGTTTAGGTTTCGGCTTACAGGAAATTTTCGGTAACTTTGTCTCCGGTCTGATTATCCTGTTCGAACGCCCGGTGCGTATCGGCGATACCGTGACCATCGGCACCTTCTCCGGAACGGTCAGTAAGATCCGCATCCGTGCGACCACCATTACCGACTTTGACCGTAAAGAGGTGATCATTCCGAACAAGGCGTTTGTTACCGAGCGTCTGATCAACTGGTCGCTCTCCGATACCATCACCCGCGTGGTGATCCGCCTCGGCGTGGCGTACGGGTCCGATCTGGATAAAGTGAAAAAAGTGCTGCTGAAAGCCGCGATGGATCATCCAAAAGTGATGCACGATCCGGAGCCGGCGGTGTTCTTCACCACTTTCGGCGCCAGCACGCTGGATCATGAACTGCGTCTGTATGTGCGCGAACTGCGCGATCGCAGCTACACGGTTGATGAACTGAACCGCACCATCGACAAGCTGTGCCGCGAAAACAATATTGATATCGCCTTTAACCAGCTCGAAGTCCACCTGCGCAATGGCAAAGGTGATGAGCTGACTGAAGTTAAGCGCGAACTGAAAGGCGACGATCCGACGCCTTCTCAGGCGGGGTAA
- the acrR gene encoding multidrug efflux transporter transcriptional repressor AcrR, whose protein sequence is MARKTKQQALETRQHILDVAIHLFSRQGVSSTSLADIAQAAGVTRGAIYWHFKNKSDLFSEIWKLSESSIDDLELEYRAKFPDDPLSVLREILVYILEATVVEERRRLMMEIIFHKCEFVGEMTIVQEAQRNLSLESYDRIEQTLTECIQAKLLPANLLTRRVAVLMRAYISGIMENWLFAPQSFDLKKEARDYVAILLEMCQLCPTLQADQGAVSA, encoded by the coding sequence ATGGCACGAAAAACCAAACAACAAGCGCTGGAGACGCGACAGCACATTCTCGATGTCGCCATACACTTGTTTTCCCGGCAGGGCGTTTCTTCTACTTCGCTGGCTGACATTGCGCAGGCGGCAGGCGTGACTCGCGGCGCGATTTACTGGCACTTCAAAAATAAGTCGGATTTGTTTAGTGAAATTTGGAAATTATCAGAGTCCAGTATTGACGATCTTGAGCTTGAGTATCGGGCAAAATTCCCTGACGATCCACTCTCTGTATTAAGAGAAATATTGGTTTATATCCTTGAAGCTACAGTTGTTGAAGAGCGCCGGCGATTAATGATGGAGATCATTTTTCACAAATGTGAGTTTGTCGGGGAAATGACCATTGTGCAAGAAGCGCAGCGTAACCTGAGCCTTGAAAGTTATGATCGAATCGAGCAAACGCTTACTGAGTGTATTCAGGCAAAATTGCTGCCCGCCAATTTACTCACTCGCCGCGTAGCCGTATTAATGCGCGCCTATATTTCCGGCATTATGGAAAACTGGCTGTTTGCACCGCAATCTTTCGATTTGAAAAAAGAAGCGCGTGATTACGTGGCGATCCTGCTGGAGATGTGCCAGTTATGCCCGACGCTGCAGGCAGACCAGGGCGCCGTCAGCGCCTGA
- the acrA gene encoding multidrug efflux RND transporter periplasmic adaptor subunit AcrA: protein MNKNRGFTPLAVVLMLSGSLALTGCDEKPAQQGAGQMPEVGVVTVKTEPLQITTELPGRTTAFRIAEVRPQVSGIILKRNFTEGSDVEAGVSLYQIDPATYQAAYDSAKGDLAKAQAAANIAQMTVNRYQKLLGTKYISQQDYDTAQADAQQANATVVAAKAAVESARINLAYTKVISPISGRIGTSTVTEGALVQSGQTTALTTVQQLDPIYVDVTQSSNDFLRLQQEMANGTLKQDNGKAKVQLVTNDGVQYAQEGTLEFSGVTVDQTTGSITLRAVFPNPDHSLLPGMFVRAKLEEGVNPNAMLVPQQGVTRTPRGDATAMVVGEGDKVEVRNIVASQAIGDKWLVTEGLKSGDRVIIAGLQKVKPGVQVKAQEVTSDNKEQAQAGGQSEKPKS, encoded by the coding sequence ATGAACAAAAACAGAGGGTTTACGCCTCTGGCGGTCGTTCTGATGCTTTCGGGCAGCTTAGCGCTTACAGGATGTGATGAAAAACCGGCTCAGCAGGGTGCGGGGCAGATGCCGGAAGTTGGCGTCGTCACGGTCAAGACGGAACCTCTGCAAATCACCACTGAGCTACCGGGCCGAACGACTGCTTTTCGCATTGCGGAAGTGCGTCCTCAGGTCAGCGGCATTATTTTGAAACGCAACTTCACGGAAGGCAGTGACGTTGAAGCTGGTGTCTCGCTCTATCAGATTGATCCCGCTACTTATCAGGCAGCTTATGACAGCGCAAAAGGCGATCTGGCGAAAGCGCAAGCGGCTGCCAACATCGCTCAGATGACCGTCAACCGTTATCAGAAACTGTTGGGCACCAAGTACATCAGCCAACAGGATTACGATACCGCTCAGGCGGACGCTCAGCAGGCTAACGCTACCGTTGTCGCGGCGAAAGCAGCAGTAGAAAGCGCGCGCATCAACCTGGCGTATACCAAAGTGATTTCCCCCATCAGCGGTCGTATCGGGACTTCCACTGTCACGGAAGGTGCGCTGGTACAGAGCGGGCAAACCACGGCGCTGACTACCGTGCAGCAGCTTGATCCGATCTACGTTGACGTTACCCAGTCCAGCAATGATTTTCTGCGTCTGCAACAGGAAATGGCGAACGGTACGCTGAAGCAGGACAACGGCAAAGCGAAAGTTCAGCTCGTTACCAACGACGGTGTTCAATACGCCCAGGAAGGTACGCTTGAGTTTTCTGGCGTGACGGTAGACCAGACCACCGGTTCCATCACTCTGCGTGCTGTGTTCCCGAACCCGGATCACTCGTTGCTGCCAGGCATGTTCGTACGCGCCAAGCTGGAAGAAGGCGTTAACCCGAATGCCATGCTGGTTCCACAGCAGGGTGTTACTCGTACGCCGCGCGGTGACGCAACGGCGATGGTGGTGGGTGAAGGCGATAAAGTTGAAGTCCGCAATATCGTCGCAAGCCAGGCCATTGGCGACAAATGGCTGGTGACTGAAGGTCTGAAAAGCGGCGATCGCGTGATTATTGCTGGCTTACAAAAAGTCAAACCGGGCGTGCAGGTTAAAGCTCAGGAAGTGACTTCTGACAACAAAGAGCAAGCCCAGGCCGGCGGCCAGTCAGAAAAACCGAAGTCTTAA
- the acrB gene encoding multidrug efflux RND transporter permease subunit AcrB, which translates to MAKFFIDRPIFAWVIAIIIMLAGALSILKLPVAQYPTIAPPAIQITATYPGADAKTVQDTVTQVIEQNMNGIDNLLYMSSASDSSGTVQITITFDSGTDADIAQVQVQNKLQLAMPLLPQEVQQQGVSVEKSSSSFLMVLGMISTDGSMTQEDIADYVGATIKDPVSRTSGVGDVQLFGAQYAMRIWMDPSKLNNFQLTPVDVIAAIKAQNAQVAAGQLGGTPPVKGQQLNASIIAQTRLTSTDEFGKILLKVNADGSQVRLRDVAKIELGGESYDVIARYNGQPAAGLGIKLATGANALDTAEAVRATIAKLEPFFPHGLKVVYPYDTTPFVKISINEVVKTLVEAIVLVFLVMYLFLQNFRATLIPTIAVPVVLLGTFAILAAFGYSINTLTMFGMVLAIGLLVDDAIVVVENVERVMMEEGLPPKEATRRSMGQIQGALVGIALVLSAVFIPMAFFGGSTGAIYRQFSITIVSAMVLSVLVALILTPALCATMLKPVAKGDHGEGKKGFFGWFNRMFEKSTHHYTDSVGNILRSTGRYLLLYIVIVAGMAVLFVRLPSSFLPDEDQGVFLTMAQLPAGATQERTQKVLDEVTKYYLENEKDNVNSVFTVNGFGFSGRGQNTGLAFVSLKNWDERPGEANKVPAIAGRASAHFASIKDAMVFAFNLPAIVELGTATGFDFQLIDQANLGHEKLTQARNQLFGEIAQHPDLLVGVRPNGLEDTPQFKIDIDQEKAQALGVSISDINTTLGAAWGGSYVNDFIDRGRVKKVYVMSQAKYRMLPSDIGNWYVRATDGQMVPFSAFSSTHWEYGSPRLERYNGLPSMEILGQAAPGKSTGEAMAMMEQLASKLPTGIGYDWTGMSYQERLSGNQAPALYAISLIVVFLCLAALYESWSIPFSVMLVVPLGVVGALLAATFRGLTNDVYFQVGLLTTIGLSAKNAILIVEFAKDLMDKEGKGLVEATLEAVRMRLRPILMTSLAFILGVLPLVISSGAGSGAQNAVGTGVMGGMITATILAIFFVPVFFVVVRRRFSRHGEDIEHSHKVEEH; encoded by the coding sequence ATGGCTAAGTTTTTTATCGATCGCCCCATCTTTGCGTGGGTTATCGCGATTATCATCATGCTGGCAGGGGCTCTCTCGATCCTCAAATTGCCGGTAGCGCAATATCCAACCATTGCGCCGCCTGCAATTCAGATCACGGCCACCTACCCGGGTGCTGATGCGAAAACGGTACAGGATACCGTGACGCAGGTCATCGAACAGAACATGAACGGTATCGATAACCTGCTTTATATGTCATCTGCCAGTGATTCCTCTGGTACGGTACAAATTACAATTACTTTTGATTCCGGAACGGATGCGGATATCGCGCAGGTTCAGGTGCAGAACAAACTGCAACTGGCCATGCCGCTGTTACCGCAGGAAGTGCAACAGCAAGGCGTTAGCGTCGAGAAATCATCCAGCAGCTTCCTGATGGTTCTCGGGATGATCAGTACCGATGGTTCCATGACGCAGGAAGATATTGCGGACTACGTCGGCGCAACCATCAAAGATCCGGTCAGCCGTACTTCCGGCGTCGGTGACGTTCAGCTGTTCGGTGCGCAGTATGCGATGCGTATCTGGATGGATCCGAGCAAACTCAATAATTTCCAGCTCACGCCAGTTGACGTGATTGCGGCTATCAAAGCGCAGAACGCCCAGGTTGCGGCAGGTCAGTTAGGCGGTACTCCGCCGGTGAAAGGGCAGCAGTTGAACGCCTCTATCATCGCGCAAACCCGTCTGACCTCCACGGACGAGTTCGGTAAGATCCTGTTGAAAGTGAACGCTGACGGTTCGCAGGTTCGTCTGCGCGACGTGGCGAAGATTGAACTGGGCGGCGAAAGCTATGACGTAATCGCACGTTATAACGGCCAACCGGCTGCGGGTCTCGGTATCAAACTGGCAACCGGCGCGAACGCGCTCGATACTGCCGAAGCGGTACGTGCGACCATTGCCAAACTGGAGCCGTTCTTCCCGCACGGCCTGAAAGTGGTTTATCCGTATGACACCACACCATTCGTTAAGATCTCGATTAACGAAGTGGTGAAAACGCTGGTTGAAGCGATCGTACTGGTATTCCTGGTAATGTACCTGTTCCTGCAAAACTTCCGCGCAACGCTGATCCCAACGATCGCGGTGCCGGTGGTACTGCTCGGGACATTCGCGATACTCGCCGCCTTTGGCTACTCCATCAACACCCTCACCATGTTCGGTATGGTGCTGGCGATAGGTCTGCTGGTGGACGATGCTATCGTGGTGGTGGAAAACGTCGAACGTGTGATGATGGAAGAAGGCCTGCCACCAAAAGAGGCGACGCGCCGTTCCATGGGGCAGATTCAGGGTGCGCTGGTTGGTATTGCACTGGTGCTGTCAGCGGTATTTATCCCGATGGCGTTCTTCGGTGGTTCTACCGGTGCTATCTATCGCCAGTTCTCCATTACTATCGTTTCCGCGATGGTACTGTCTGTGCTGGTCGCACTGATCCTGACGCCGGCGCTGTGCGCCACCATGCTGAAGCCGGTTGCCAAAGGCGACCACGGTGAAGGCAAAAAAGGCTTCTTCGGCTGGTTCAACCGCATGTTTGAGAAGAGCACGCACCACTACACCGACAGCGTAGGGAACATTCTGCGCAGCACCGGTCGTTACTTGCTGCTCTATATCGTCATCGTTGCGGGTATGGCGGTGCTGTTTGTGCGCCTGCCAAGTTCGTTCCTGCCGGATGAAGACCAGGGCGTATTTCTCACTATGGCCCAGTTGCCTGCGGGCGCGACGCAAGAGCGTACGCAGAAAGTGCTGGATGAAGTGACGAAATATTATCTGGAAAACGAGAAAGACAACGTTAACTCCGTCTTTACCGTTAACGGCTTTGGCTTCTCTGGTCGCGGTCAGAACACCGGTCTGGCGTTCGTATCGCTGAAAAACTGGGACGAACGTCCTGGTGAAGCGAATAAAGTACCGGCAATCGCAGGCCGTGCGAGCGCGCACTTTGCATCGATTAAAGATGCAATGGTCTTCGCTTTCAACCTGCCAGCGATTGTTGAACTCGGTACGGCAACCGGCTTCGACTTCCAGTTGATTGATCAGGCGAACCTGGGGCATGAGAAATTAACCCAGGCGCGTAATCAACTGTTTGGCGAAATCGCGCAGCATCCGGATCTGCTGGTGGGCGTGCGTCCTAACGGCCTGGAAGATACACCGCAGTTCAAGATCGATATCGATCAGGAAAAAGCACAGGCGCTGGGCGTGTCGATTAGCGACATCAACACCACGCTGGGTGCAGCCTGGGGCGGCAGTTACGTTAACGACTTTATCGACCGTGGTCGCGTGAAGAAAGTGTACGTCATGTCGCAGGCCAAATACCGTATGCTGCCAAGCGATATTGGTAACTGGTACGTGCGGGCAACCGATGGACAGATGGTGCCGTTCTCCGCCTTCTCCAGCACACACTGGGAATACGGTTCACCGCGTCTGGAGCGTTACAACGGTCTGCCGTCGATGGAAATCCTCGGCCAGGCGGCTCCGGGTAAAAGTACCGGTGAAGCGATGGCGATGATGGAACAACTGGCCAGTAAGCTGCCAACCGGTATCGGTTATGACTGGACGGGGATGTCCTATCAGGAACGTCTCTCCGGCAACCAGGCGCCTGCGTTGTACGCCATCTCGCTGATCGTGGTATTCCTCTGCCTCGCAGCGCTGTATGAAAGCTGGTCGATTCCGTTCTCGGTCATGCTGGTTGTACCGCTGGGTGTTGTGGGTGCGTTGCTGGCGGCCACCTTCCGCGGTCTGACCAACGACGTTTACTTCCAGGTGGGCCTGCTGACGACCATTGGTTTGTCGGCGAAGAACGCGATACTTATCGTCGAATTCGCCAAAGACCTGATGGATAAAGAAGGCAAAGGCCTGGTAGAGGCGACGCTGGAAGCGGTTCGTATGCGTCTGCGTCCAATTCTGATGACCTCACTGGCATTTATCCTTGGGGTACTGCCGTTGGTTATCAGCTCCGGTGCAGGTTCCGGCGCGCAGAACGCAGTAGGTACTGGCGTAATGGGCGGGATGATCACCGCAACCATACTGGCTATCTTCTTCGTTCCGGTGTTCTTCGTGGTGGTGCGCCGCCGCTTTAGTCGCCACGGTGAGGATATTGAGCACAGCCATAAGGTTGAGGAGCACTGA
- the tomB gene encoding Hha toxicity modulator TomB: MDEYSPKRHDIAQLKFLCETLYHDCLVNLEESHHGWVNDPTSAVNLQLNELIEHIATFALNYKIKYNEDNKLIEQIDEYLDDTFMLFSSYGINTHDLQKWRKTGNKLFRCFVNVSKANPVSHSC; the protein is encoded by the coding sequence ATGGACGAATACTCGCCAAAAAGGCATGATATCGCGCAGCTCAAATTTCTCTGCGAAACACTGTACCATGACTGCCTTGTTAATCTCGAAGAGAGCCATCATGGGTGGGTTAACGATCCTACATCAGCGGTGAACTTGCAGTTAAATGAGCTGATAGAACACATAGCGACCTTCGCACTTAATTATAAAATTAAGTACAATGAAGATAATAAACTGATTGAACAGATAGACGAATATCTTGACGATACGTTTATGTTGTTCAGTAGCTATGGCATAAATACACATGACTTACAGAAATGGCGCAAAACAGGTAACAAGCTGTTCCGCTGCTTCGTCAATGTAAGCAAGGCTAATCCTGTTAGCCACTCTTGTTAA
- a CDS encoding HHA domain-containing protein yields MSEKPLTKVDYLMRLRRCQTIDTLERVIEKNKYELPDEELAVFYSAADHRLAELTMNKLYDKIPSSVWKFVR; encoded by the coding sequence ATGTCCGAAAAACCATTAACAAAAGTTGATTATTTGATGCGTCTCAGACGTTGTCAGACAATTGATACCCTTGAACGTGTAATTGAAAAAAATAAATACGAACTTCCGGATGAGGAACTCGCGGTGTTTTATTCAGCAGCCGATCATCGCCTGGCAGAACTGACCATGAATAAGCTGTATGACAAAATCCCCTCCTCCGTGTGGAAATTTGTACGATAA